The Pyrococcus kukulkanii genome contains a region encoding:
- a CDS encoding DEAD/DEAH box helicase, giving the protein MIEVFKGLESEIVHVYEIPPRFGEYGEFKFRHKEVNELVGRLGFRLYSHQVEALKRLYAGKNVVVSTPTASGKSEVFRLFIFDQFLEDPSSTFLLIYPTRALINNQMEKFRQENAIFKEISGRSVKAEILTGDVEWNERRRILREKPNVLFTTPDMLHHNILPRWMEYRWLLKNLKLLVVDELHVYRGVFGTNVAFVFRRLFFRLKRLSSNPRILVLSATLRNPGEFAREFFGVEFEEVTKSGSPSPKRYIVMFEPRRFTGEQLIRQIVERLVRRGIKTLVFFDSRRGTERVMRMFLFSDLFDSITTYKGTLTKEERWMIERDFKEGHLKVLLTTNALELGIDIGDLDAVVNYGIPSDGLFSLIQRFGRAGRDPNRMAINAIILRRNGLDYYYKEHFDELVEGIEKGLVERIPVNLNNQRIAKKHLHYLLAELGVVGVEEIPDYWLKALKELRSEGAVDVQKNPITGKDEVRIRKPANYSSIRTTSDESFFLVLDEPWVRAGLMRRSGTELLRFINYLKKRKMIVEEVDELEFHRSLLPGMVYPSRGRLYMAIDKVRRGKFHFVFAREIPMQEDLETNVSKTESIDILETYREKSVGPVKVFMGRLRVRHEYTGYAVKGRDVERHVERLEKLREEGVLKGEVEYSVTYFEDWWKFARVTFDSPYVREFETEGIWLVFPKEIESVPGEEFREFFAKASEVDPELAMFLYNRLSRKMLFPTLLGATTHYIRSIIAKHSKDSGIADPEFVFAVKKMIDSKDGIGSGLHAIEHNLIKISPVVTHVDSRELGGYSYDDYHGLPVVFIYDGNEGGSGIIGPIYENIEKLMVRSKEHIAKCPCKDGCPACIYSPKCGTFNEFLDKWMAIKIWGKVLNQKV; this is encoded by the coding sequence ATGATAGAAGTGTTCAAGGGCTTAGAGAGCGAGATAGTCCACGTCTATGAGATTCCTCCCCGCTTTGGTGAGTACGGGGAGTTCAAGTTCAGGCATAAAGAGGTAAATGAGTTAGTTGGGAGGTTAGGGTTTAGGCTTTACTCTCACCAAGTGGAAGCCCTCAAAAGGCTGTACGCTGGGAAAAATGTTGTGGTTTCAACCCCAACCGCGAGCGGGAAAAGTGAGGTATTTAGGCTCTTTATCTTTGATCAGTTTCTCGAGGATCCTTCCTCAACCTTTCTCCTGATCTACCCGACTCGAGCCTTGATAAACAACCAAATGGAGAAGTTTAGGCAGGAAAATGCTATCTTTAAGGAAATATCCGGCAGGTCAGTAAAGGCCGAAATACTAACCGGGGACGTGGAGTGGAACGAAAGGAGGAGGATACTCAGGGAGAAGCCTAACGTCCTCTTCACAACCCCAGACATGCTCCACCACAACATCTTGCCGAGGTGGATGGAGTACAGGTGGTTGCTCAAGAACCTCAAACTATTGGTCGTTGACGAGCTCCACGTATATAGGGGAGTTTTTGGGACGAACGTGGCCTTCGTCTTCAGAAGGCTGTTCTTCAGGCTCAAGAGACTAAGCTCAAATCCTCGGATTCTGGTTTTATCCGCAACTCTGAGGAACCCAGGAGAGTTCGCCAGGGAATTCTTTGGGGTGGAGTTCGAGGAGGTAACTAAGTCCGGAAGCCCTAGTCCAAAGAGGTACATAGTGATGTTCGAGCCCAGGAGGTTCACCGGTGAACAATTAATAAGGCAGATAGTTGAAAGGCTAGTGAGGAGGGGTATCAAAACCCTGGTCTTCTTCGACTCAAGGAGGGGGACTGAGAGGGTAATGAGGATGTTTCTCTTCTCCGACTTGTTCGACAGCATAACCACATACAAAGGCACCCTCACCAAGGAAGAGAGGTGGATGATAGAGAGGGACTTTAAGGAGGGCCACCTCAAGGTTCTCCTAACTACTAATGCCCTTGAGCTCGGTATAGATATAGGCGATCTTGATGCAGTGGTAAACTACGGAATTCCGTCAGATGGTCTATTCTCCTTAATCCAGAGGTTCGGAAGGGCTGGGAGGGATCCAAACAGGATGGCGATAAATGCCATAATACTGAGAAGGAACGGCCTCGATTACTACTACAAAGAGCACTTCGATGAGCTCGTCGAGGGGATAGAGAAGGGGCTCGTTGAGAGGATTCCGGTAAATCTCAACAACCAGAGGATAGCCAAAAAGCACCTCCACTACCTTCTGGCCGAGCTCGGCGTCGTTGGAGTTGAGGAGATTCCCGATTACTGGCTTAAGGCCTTGAAAGAACTGAGGAGCGAGGGGGCAGTTGATGTTCAGAAGAACCCGATAACTGGGAAGGATGAGGTCAGGATAAGGAAGCCAGCTAACTACTCCTCGATAAGGACGACGAGCGATGAGAGCTTCTTCTTGGTCTTGGACGAGCCCTGGGTTAGGGCCGGGCTTATGAGGAGGAGCGGGACTGAGCTTCTCAGGTTCATAAACTACCTGAAGAAGAGGAAGATGATAGTTGAGGAAGTTGACGAGCTCGAGTTCCACAGGAGTCTCCTCCCAGGGATGGTTTACCCTTCGAGGGGCAGGCTCTACATGGCCATTGATAAGGTGAGGAGGGGGAAGTTCCACTTCGTCTTTGCCCGCGAGATCCCTATGCAGGAAGATCTCGAGACAAATGTAAGCAAGACTGAAAGCATAGATATCCTTGAAACCTACAGGGAGAAGTCTGTAGGGCCCGTTAAGGTGTTCATGGGGAGGCTTAGGGTTAGGCACGAGTACACCGGCTACGCCGTCAAGGGGAGGGACGTTGAGAGGCACGTGGAGAGGCTTGAGAAGTTAAGGGAAGAGGGAGTACTGAAGGGAGAAGTCGAGTACTCCGTTACCTACTTCGAGGACTGGTGGAAGTTCGCGAGGGTGACTTTCGACTCTCCCTACGTTAGGGAGTTCGAAACCGAGGGAATCTGGCTCGTGTTCCCCAAAGAGATAGAATCAGTTCCCGGGGAGGAATTTAGGGAGTTCTTCGCAAAGGCCTCGGAAGTTGATCCCGAATTGGCCATGTTCCTCTACAACAGGCTATCGAGAAAGATGCTCTTCCCAACGCTCTTGGGTGCAACTACCCATTACATAAGGAGCATCATAGCCAAGCACTCAAAAGACTCTGGGATAGCAGATCCAGAATTCGTCTTCGCCGTAAAGAAGATGATAGATAGCAAGGACGGAATAGGCTCGGGCCTCCACGCGATAGAGCACAACCTGATAAAGATATCCCCAGTTGTAACGCACGTTGACTCGAGGGAGCTTGGGGGCTATAGCTACGACGACTACCACGGACTTCCGGTGGTGTTCATCTACGATGGGAATGAGGGAGGCTCCGGAATAATAGGGCCGATCTACGAGAACATTGAAAAGCTGATGGTGAGGAGTAAGGAGCACATAGCCAAGTGCCCATGCAAGGACGGGTGTCCTGCCTGTATATATTCGCCTAAGTGCGGAACCTTCAACGAATTCTTGGACAAGTGGATGGCGATCAAAATATGGGGGAAGGTTCTTAATCAAAAGGTTTAA
- a CDS encoding MBL fold metallo-hydrolase — protein sequence MKIIPLASESLGVRSLALYLKVGKTGILIDPGVALGPKRYSLPPANSEMKALALAREKIQEYAKKAEIITISHYHYDHHTPFFEGLYESSSVEKAKEIYTGKILLIKHPTENINNSQRKRAHEFLKNANPIAKKIEFADSRAFDFGSFTVEFSPPVPHGREGSKLGFVLMTLVDDGRKSVLHASDTQLINDKAIEWIIEKNPDVIFAGGPPTYLTHRVGNVRDIGIRNINRIIAETNAELIIDHHVVRDKDYEKFFEELDKRPLTFAEFLGKESAPLEAYRKELHKLEKGEDVELPKGVQKFLKELK from the coding sequence ATGAAGATAATTCCTCTGGCATCGGAAAGCCTCGGAGTTAGGAGCCTTGCCCTTTATCTCAAGGTAGGTAAAACTGGAATTTTGATAGATCCTGGGGTTGCCCTGGGGCCAAAGAGATACTCCCTTCCACCGGCGAATTCCGAGATGAAGGCCTTGGCATTAGCTAGGGAGAAGATTCAAGAGTACGCGAAAAAGGCTGAGATAATAACGATATCCCACTACCACTACGATCACCACACCCCCTTCTTTGAGGGCCTCTACGAGAGCTCATCCGTTGAAAAGGCTAAGGAAATCTACACGGGGAAGATCCTGCTGATAAAGCATCCGACCGAAAACATAAACAACAGCCAGAGGAAGAGGGCCCACGAATTCTTGAAGAACGCAAATCCAATCGCAAAGAAAATAGAGTTCGCCGACTCAAGAGCCTTTGACTTCGGTAGTTTTACCGTAGAGTTCTCACCTCCGGTGCCTCATGGAAGGGAAGGGTCGAAGCTAGGTTTCGTGCTTATGACGCTGGTGGATGACGGGAGAAAGTCAGTTCTGCACGCGAGCGATACTCAGCTTATAAACGATAAGGCCATTGAATGGATTATCGAGAAGAACCCTGATGTTATATTCGCGGGAGGCCCTCCAACGTACCTAACGCACAGGGTGGGCAACGTCAGGGACATAGGAATTAGGAACATAAACAGGATAATAGCCGAAACCAACGCTGAGCTGATAATAGACCACCACGTGGTTAGGGATAAGGATTACGAGAAGTTCTTCGAAGAGCTCGATAAGAGGCCGCTGACCTTCGCCGAGTTCTTGGGGAAGGAAAGCGCCCCCCTTGAGGCCTATAGAAAGGAGTTGCATAAGCTTGAAAAGGGAGAAGATGTTGAACTGCCTAAGGGCGTTCAAAAATTCCTGAAGGAGCTGAAATGA
- a CDS encoding HIT family protein: protein MQCPFCTPEPRNLLYENGLIRILVDSYPANRGHLLVVPKRHVTRVEDLTWEEKLAIMKGVEKAMEALKKVLSPDGFNVGINIGKAAGQTVEHLHVHVIPRYRGDCNFPRGGVRKAVLDIEDENLSNKERWVRNRLSEQEIEMLQVAINELE from the coding sequence ATGCAGTGCCCTTTCTGCACTCCAGAGCCGAGAAACCTCCTGTACGAGAACGGGCTGATAAGGATACTCGTTGACAGCTATCCCGCAAACAGGGGGCACCTGCTCGTAGTCCCAAAGAGGCATGTTACCAGAGTTGAGGATCTAACCTGGGAAGAGAAGCTCGCAATAATGAAAGGCGTGGAAAAGGCTATGGAAGCTTTGAAGAAAGTACTATCACCAGATGGCTTTAACGTTGGAATAAACATTGGGAAGGCAGCAGGCCAGACCGTAGAGCACCTGCACGTTCACGTAATTCCTAGGTACCGAGGTGACTGCAACTTTCCAAGGGGAGGGGTGAGGAAGGCCGTGCTCGACATCGAGGACGAAAATTTATCAAACAAGGAGAGATGGGTAAGGAACAGGCTTAGTGAGCAGGAGATAGAAATGCTGCAGGTGGCGATAAATGAACTTGAATAA
- a CDS encoding AI-2E family transporter yields the protein MNLNKVVLGVVAVIIVYLAILTITPFFSALFFAFVTAYALEPFHVRLSKRIGVRKSAITLTLLILLLAIGMLLLLAYTLTPVINQAYLYLSDVEEFIKTVQLPIGSLEDLTTQAIEKGKEFLVSLTFSIPKYLLQTVVYLAFVYFFLIKRNAIRELLVFEDERLNRIVERGNLTLQALIRAWLLLNIAKGFLMTLGFIIFRVSNLPTAILAGILTILFSFVPLFEGWMIWVAGSFYLFKQGHLLSALGLAIYGAILVSPTPDFTIRPKLVAREANFDETIVLIGMIGGTWGMGLKGLIIGPIVLNVAIEMLKEWKKSQAL from the coding sequence ATGAACTTGAATAAGGTAGTACTTGGTGTTGTGGCTGTAATCATAGTGTACCTTGCAATATTGACGATTACTCCATTCTTCTCGGCCTTATTCTTTGCATTTGTAACGGCTTATGCCCTTGAGCCATTCCACGTTAGGCTGTCCAAGAGGATTGGGGTTAGAAAGTCAGCTATTACACTTACACTCCTGATACTCCTTCTTGCCATCGGAATGTTGCTTCTCCTTGCGTACACGCTAACCCCTGTCATAAACCAAGCGTACCTATATCTCTCCGACGTAGAAGAATTCATAAAAACGGTACAGCTTCCAATAGGTTCTCTTGAAGATTTGACAACTCAGGCAATAGAAAAAGGTAAGGAATTCCTTGTAAGCCTCACGTTCTCGATTCCAAAGTACCTTCTTCAGACCGTAGTTTACTTGGCGTTCGTATACTTCTTCCTGATAAAGAGGAACGCAATTAGAGAGCTGCTCGTGTTTGAAGATGAGAGACTCAACAGAATAGTCGAGCGAGGAAATTTAACCCTTCAAGCACTCATAAGGGCATGGCTCCTCCTCAACATAGCGAAGGGCTTCCTAATGACACTTGGTTTTATAATATTCAGGGTTTCAAACCTGCCAACGGCAATACTCGCTGGAATACTCACCATCCTCTTCTCCTTCGTTCCGCTGTTTGAGGGGTGGATGATATGGGTGGCTGGTAGCTTCTACCTCTTCAAACAGGGCCACCTGCTCTCAGCCTTAGGCTTGGCAATCTATGGGGCCATCTTGGTCTCACCAACCCCTGACTTCACAATAAGACCGAAGCTAGTCGCTAGGGAAGCTAACTTCGATGAAACGATAGTTTTAATAGGGATGATAGGGGGAACATGGGGTATGGGACTTAAAGGGCTCATCATAGGACCAATAGTCCTCAATGTTGCAATAGAAATGCTGAAAGAGTGGAAAAAATCACAAGCTCTCTAA
- a CDS encoding nicotinamidase, with protein sequence MPEEALIVVDMQRDFMPGGALPVPDGDKIIPRVNEYIKKFKEKGALIVATRDWHPENHISFKERGGPWPKHCVQNTPGAEFVVDLPEDAVIISKATDPDKEAYSGFEGTNLAEILKEKGVKKVYICGVATEYCVRATALDAVKHGFEVYLLKDAIKGITLEGEEKALREMKERGVKILESL encoded by the coding sequence ATGCCCGAGGAGGCCCTCATAGTTGTTGACATGCAGAGGGACTTCATGCCCGGAGGGGCTTTACCGGTTCCCGATGGGGACAAGATAATACCTAGGGTGAACGAGTATATAAAGAAGTTCAAGGAAAAGGGCGCACTTATAGTCGCAACTAGGGACTGGCACCCAGAGAACCATATCAGCTTTAAGGAAAGAGGGGGTCCTTGGCCCAAGCACTGCGTCCAGAACACTCCAGGGGCCGAATTTGTAGTTGATTTACCTGAGGATGCAGTGATAATATCCAAGGCCACTGACCCTGACAAGGAGGCTTATTCGGGATTTGAGGGAACTAACTTGGCAGAGATACTAAAGGAGAAGGGTGTAAAGAAGGTTTACATCTGTGGAGTTGCAACTGAGTACTGTGTAAGGGCCACGGCCCTCGATGCTGTTAAGCACGGCTTCGAGGTCTACTTGCTCAAGGATGCCATCAAGGGGATAACCCTGGAAGGTGAGGAGAAAGCGTTGAGAGAGATGAAGGAGAGGGGGGTCAAGATCTTAGAGAGCTTGTGA
- a CDS encoding homoserine dehydrogenase: MREVKVSIFGFGTVGRALVEIISERPRVAGVEIRVESITDRSGTVWGDFDPLEAKEVKENIGRISALGDYDVYSFKPQELVEEIKPDILVDVSSWDGAFSMYEVALREGVSVVTSNKPPIAEHYDKLKELAEESKAGIYFESTVMAGTPIIGLLRENLLGENIEEILAVLNASTTFILTRMESGKSFDEAFKEAKSLGILEEDPSKDIDGIDAFYKAKILHWVAYGEPPEKTERVGIREVKDAKNVRLVARVSKGEINVKPRKLKENSPLLVSGVYNAAIIRMNNLGELVLKGKGGGGRVTASGVFTDIVKAALKFPSPR, encoded by the coding sequence ATGAGAGAGGTTAAAGTATCTATTTTTGGGTTTGGCACTGTCGGCAGGGCTTTAGTCGAGATAATATCCGAGAGGCCAAGAGTTGCTGGCGTTGAAATAAGGGTAGAGTCAATAACGGACAGGAGCGGGACAGTCTGGGGCGACTTCGACCCTCTCGAGGCTAAGGAGGTCAAGGAGAATATTGGGAGAATAAGCGCCCTCGGAGACTATGATGTTTACTCTTTCAAGCCCCAGGAATTAGTAGAGGAAATTAAGCCGGACATACTCGTCGACGTGAGTAGCTGGGATGGAGCGTTCAGCATGTACGAGGTGGCTCTAAGGGAGGGAGTTAGCGTCGTTACAAGCAACAAACCCCCAATAGCTGAGCACTATGACAAGCTTAAAGAGCTCGCTGAAGAGTCAAAAGCGGGAATATACTTTGAGTCAACAGTGATGGCTGGAACGCCGATAATAGGCCTACTGAGGGAAAACCTCCTGGGAGAGAATATCGAGGAGATACTGGCCGTTCTCAATGCAAGCACAACCTTCATACTTACAAGAATGGAGAGCGGTAAAAGCTTTGATGAGGCATTTAAAGAGGCAAAGTCCCTGGGAATTCTTGAGGAGGATCCATCAAAGGATATAGATGGCATAGATGCATTTTACAAAGCAAAAATCCTCCACTGGGTCGCCTACGGAGAACCTCCCGAGAAAACCGAGAGAGTTGGAATAAGGGAAGTCAAGGATGCTAAGAACGTGAGGTTAGTTGCCAGAGTTTCAAAGGGCGAAATAAACGTTAAGCCAAGGAAGCTCAAAGAGAACAGCCCTCTCCTTGTTTCGGGAGTCTACAATGCCGCAATAATAAGGATGAATAACCTTGGAGAGCTCGTCCTCAAGGGGAAAGGCGGAGGAGGAAGAGTCACTGCTAGTGGCGTGTTCACGGACATAGTAAAAGCCGCCCTAAAGTTCCCGAGCCCCCGCTAG
- a CDS encoding NAD(+) kinase has product MKFGIVARRDKEEALKLAYRVYDFLKVSGYEVVVDSETYENFPHFKMEDVAPLENFDVDFIIAIGGDGTILRIEHKTKKDIPILSINMGTLGFLTEVEPSETFFAINRILEGDYYIDERIKLRAYINGENKVPDALNEVAILTGVPGKIIHLRYYIDGGLADDVRADGLVVSTPTGSTGYAMSAGGPFVDPRLDTIIIVPLLPLPRTSVPMIIPGNSTVDIRLVTDREIVMAIDGQYYEYLPPDVEISIKKSPRKTKFVRFTKEIYPKYTMRIKERH; this is encoded by the coding sequence ATGAAGTTTGGGATAGTTGCCAGGAGAGACAAGGAAGAGGCCCTGAAGCTCGCTTACAGGGTGTATGATTTTCTCAAGGTTAGCGGTTATGAAGTCGTGGTTGATTCCGAAACATACGAAAACTTCCCCCACTTTAAGATGGAGGATGTGGCACCTTTGGAAAACTTCGACGTGGACTTCATAATAGCGATAGGTGGGGATGGGACAATTCTGAGGATAGAACATAAGACCAAGAAAGATATCCCAATTTTAAGTATAAATATGGGTACTCTTGGCTTTCTAACAGAAGTTGAACCTTCAGAGACTTTCTTTGCTATAAACAGGATACTTGAAGGTGATTACTACATTGATGAGAGAATAAAGCTTAGAGCGTACATAAACGGGGAGAACAAGGTTCCAGATGCCCTAAATGAAGTTGCAATACTCACGGGTGTTCCTGGGAAAATAATTCATCTTCGGTATTATATAGATGGTGGGCTTGCTGATGATGTAAGAGCTGATGGACTAGTTGTATCGACCCCCACGGGATCTACGGGCTACGCCATGTCTGCAGGCGGACCTTTCGTCGATCCTAGGCTTGACACAATAATCATAGTTCCTCTCCTCCCCCTTCCCAGAACTTCAGTTCCGATGATAATTCCCGGCAATTCTACCGTTGATATAAGGCTAGTGACTGACAGGGAGATAGTAATGGCCATAGACGGCCAGTATTATGAGTACCTTCCTCCCGACGTTGAGATAAGCATCAAGAAGAGCCCAAGGAAGACGAAGTTCGTGAGGTTCACGAAGGAAATTTATCCAAAGTACACGATGAGGATAAAGGAAAGGCACTAG
- a CDS encoding DUF3267 domain-containing protein, translated as MEKFSLKEYTWDIVSLYLLLFFVAAKLAQLVVGDVSVHIYSTLDFLRHIIFPIVVMIILHEGMHALALKLLGANVKFGITTVTRIDIAPYIATDTKVKAGDYIKVSLAPALLSPIFLILAKLFTSFFWAFLFVLNTAGLVGDIMVALTLMGMPKDALVWDEGTVMVSTHDFPRPYPRIVSIALKVGLIGLVVIFLSNVEFVVVYSN; from the coding sequence ATGGAGAAGTTCAGCTTAAAGGAGTACACATGGGACATTGTTTCCCTATATCTCCTTCTCTTTTTCGTAGCTGCAAAGCTAGCTCAGCTTGTTGTTGGTGATGTCAGCGTTCATATTTACTCCACCTTAGACTTCCTTAGGCACATTATCTTCCCAATCGTTGTCATGATTATTCTCCATGAGGGTATGCATGCCTTGGCTCTCAAGCTCCTTGGGGCTAATGTTAAGTTTGGGATAACGACGGTGACGAGAATCGATATAGCTCCGTACATAGCAACGGATACGAAGGTTAAGGCCGGAGACTATATCAAAGTTAGCCTCGCTCCTGCTCTTCTATCTCCCATCTTCCTGATTTTGGCCAAGCTATTCACTTCATTTTTCTGGGCCTTCCTATTTGTGCTTAATACCGCGGGCTTAGTTGGGGATATAATGGTTGCACTGACCCTAATGGGAATGCCCAAGGACGCTCTAGTCTGGGACGAAGGGACGGTTATGGTTTCAACCCATGACTTCCCAAGGCCCTACCCCAGGATAGTTTCAATTGCATTGAAAGTTGGACTAATAGGTCTCGTGGTAATTTTCCTCAGCAACGTGGAGTTTGTTGTAGTTTATTCCAACTGA
- a CDS encoding polyprenyl synthetase family protein: MGEYDELFARIKKKAKLVDEKLFGLIPEKEPKVLYDAARHYPLAGGKRVRPFVVLTATEAVGGDPLSAVYPAVAIELIHNYSLVHDDIMDMDETRRGKPTVHKLWGINMAILAGDLLFSKAFEAVSRAEVSSEKKARILETIVKASNELCEGQAMDLEFEKRETVTIDEYMKMISGKTGALFDASATVGGIVGTDDEEYIKALSTWGRNVGIAFQIWDDVLDLIADEEKLGKPVGSDIRKGKKTLIVAHFFENADEKAKEKFMKVFGRYAGDVKGKGIIEEDMKAEVMEAIDLLKEYGSIDYASRVAKDLVNKANEALKALPNSTARKDLELLARFIVEREY, translated from the coding sequence ATGGGGGAATATGACGAACTCTTCGCAAGGATTAAGAAAAAGGCTAAACTCGTTGACGAAAAGCTATTCGGGCTCATCCCTGAAAAGGAGCCAAAAGTCCTCTATGATGCGGCGAGGCACTACCCATTGGCAGGTGGCAAGAGGGTCAGACCCTTTGTAGTTTTAACTGCAACTGAGGCCGTTGGTGGCGATCCCTTAAGCGCGGTTTATCCGGCGGTTGCCATAGAGCTAATCCACAACTACTCCCTCGTTCACGATGACATAATGGATATGGACGAGACGAGGAGGGGTAAGCCTACAGTGCACAAGCTTTGGGGAATAAACATGGCGATCCTCGCTGGAGACCTGCTCTTCAGCAAGGCCTTTGAAGCAGTGTCAAGGGCCGAGGTAAGCTCGGAGAAGAAGGCTAGGATTCTGGAGACGATAGTTAAAGCTTCAAATGAGTTGTGCGAAGGGCAGGCCATGGATCTAGAGTTCGAAAAGAGGGAAACTGTGACAATAGATGAGTACATGAAGATGATCAGCGGGAAGACAGGGGCATTATTTGATGCTTCAGCCACCGTTGGAGGCATCGTTGGCACGGACGATGAGGAGTACATCAAAGCCCTGTCAACCTGGGGGAGGAACGTTGGTATAGCCTTCCAGATATGGGATGATGTTCTCGATTTAATTGCAGATGAGGAAAAGCTAGGTAAGCCCGTTGGCAGTGACATAAGGAAGGGCAAGAAAACTCTCATAGTGGCCCACTTCTTTGAGAACGCCGATGAAAAGGCCAAGGAGAAGTTCATGAAGGTATTTGGAAGGTACGCTGGAGATGTTAAGGGAAAAGGCATCATAGAGGAGGACATGAAGGCTGAAGTCATGGAGGCCATTGATTTATTAAAGGAGTATGGTAGCATAGACTATGCCTCGAGAGTTGCAAAGGATCTCGTTAATAAAGCCAATGAGGCCCTAAAGGCCCTCCCGAACAGCACTGCTAGAAAGGACTTAGAGTTATTGGCTAGGTTCATAGTAGAGAGGGAATACTGA